One Rhododendron vialii isolate Sample 1 chromosome 2a, ASM3025357v1 genomic region harbors:
- the LOC131316441 gene encoding RHOMBOID-like protein 13, giving the protein MGKPILYEILEKPATSCVIAMCTAIWLYIQKKNIGYSHVGLSYETAIEGHYWRIITSAFSHISIIHLVFNMSALWSLGVVEQLGHMGLGTEFYLHYSLVLVVVSGVLVLGAYHVLIQKFKLEYFRRVTAIGYSCVVFGWMTILAVKQPSSKLNLFGFLSLPISFAPFESLIFTSIIVPQASFLGHLSGIISGYAIAWGLIHGMNNYWAVSMLGWIIFVFVLSLKRSGAFHFNFLEIESVTDPSLPSMRFASGNGRTLQMSSLPVVGVNLA; this is encoded by the coding sequence ATGGGGAAGCCAATTTTGTATGAGATCCTGGAAAAACCTGCTACAAGTTGTGTTATAGCAATGTGCACTGCAATTTGGTTGTATATACAGAAGAAAAACATCGGGTATTCACACGTGGGGTTAAGTTACGAAACCGCAATTGAAGGGCACTATTGGAGGATAATAACGTCTGCATTTTCCCACATAAGCATCATTCATCTTGTTTTCAATATGAGTGCACTTTGGAGTCTTGGAGTTGTGGAGCAGTTGGGGCACATGGGATTGGGGACGGAGTTTTACCTCCATTACTCGCTTGTGTTGGTAGTGGTATCGGGTGTGCTAGTTTTGGGAGCTTACCATGTTTTGATCCAAAAGTTCAAGTTGGAGTATTTTCGGAGAGTGACAGCCATCGGGTATTCGTGTGTTGTTTTTGGCTGGATGACGATTCTGGCGGTGAAGCAACCCTCTTCCAAGTTGAACCTCTTTGGGTTTCTTTCTCTTCCAATTAGTTTTGCACCATTTGAGTCGCTTATCTTTACTTCAATAATTGTTCCTCAAGCAAGTTTTCTGGGCCACTTGTCTGGAATTATTAGTGGTTATGCTATTGCTTGGGGTTTGATTCACGGGATGAACAATTATTGGGCAGTTTCTATGTTGGGATGGATcatatttgtgtttgtgttgaGTTTGAAGCGATCTGGTGCATTTCATTTCAACTTTCTTGAGATTGAGTCTGTTACAGACCCATCATTGCCTTCTATGCGGTTTGCTTCAGGAAATGGTAGGACATTGCAAATGAGTTCATTGCCAGTTGTGGGTGTCAATCTTGCGTAG